The region TAGAGGTTCTTGTTTGCCCATTCGAAATCGAACACCAGCGACAGGCCTTCGCGCACCTTGAGATCGGCAAAGATCGGCCGGCGCGTGTTGAATACGAAGCCGAGCATGCCGCTTGGGAGTTTCGGCGTGAACACGTCCTTGATCACGGCCCCGGAGGTAGCGGCAGGAAAATTATAGGCATTGGCCCAATGGCCGGGATTACCGTCGGGGTAGAGGTCGACATCACCTTTCTTGAAGGCTTCGAACAATGTCGTGTCCTGCAGGAAATACTGGACGGTGATCTGGTCGTAATTGTCGGTACCGACCTTAGCGGGAATGTCCTTGCCCCAGTAATTCGGATCACGCTCATAGGTGATGCTCTCGCCGGGCTTCACCGTCTTCACCTTGTAGGGACCGGATCCCACAGGCGGCGTCAGCGATGTGCGGTCGAAGGTTTCCGGATCGACCGCATGTTTCGGCAGCACCGGGAAAAGGCCGAAAATCAAAGGCGTCTCGCGGTCGGCCTTTTCGTTGAAGGTGAAGCGCACGCTGTGTTCGCCGACCTTCTCCATCTTGGTGACGACTTTTAGGCGATCGGAATAGGGCGGGCGGCCCTTGTCACGCATCAGTTCGAAGGTGAACATCACGTCCTCAGGCGTCACCGGCTGGCCGTCGGCCCATTTTGCCTTCGGATTGATATTGAATTGGATAAAGCTCCTGGCGTCGTCCCATTCGACCGTCTCGGCCAGCAGGCCGTAGAGCGTGAACGGCTCGTCCCTGGAGCGCTGCATCAGCGATTCGTAGACCAGATTGCCGTATTCCGGATCCCACATGCCGCGCGCCGTCGTCCGATTGCTCTTGACGATGAACGGGTTGAGGTTGTCGTAGGTGCCGACGACGCCGTAAGTGATCTTGCCGCCCTTCTTCACATCAGGATTGACGTAAGGGAAGTGTTTGTAATCAGCCGGCAAGGCCGGTTCGCCGTGCATTGCAATGCCGTACAGCGGCTCGGCGGCGGCAGCGCCGCACAGCAGCGAGAGGACGAGGGGGACGACGATCCGGAGCATTCGGCAATCCTTGCGATCACGAAAACGGGCATGATTCACCGCGGAGATTATCATGGGGTCGAGCGATTCCAACACGAAGCGGCGATTTCTTTGGCATCGCGACGAAATGCTCCTCAAATTGCCAAAGAAAAGCTGGATATCTTGAACGCTGCGATGTAACAGGTGAACCCGAAGTTTCGGGGTCATGCATTTGCCTTATTTTTTTAAGAGGTGGGTGCCGAACGACCCGAGGTTGGGGCGGCAAGTCGCTGTCCTGAACGGATATCAGGAGACGGAATTCGTTATGATGTTCAAGTCTGAAAAGAAAATGCGGGCAGCGCTGTCCGTTCTGGCAGTGATGTTCGGCGCCGCTTCGGCTCCGGTCTCCTCCTTCGCCCAGGAAGCGGCAGCTCCTGCCGATGGCCAGGCACAGGCCGCCGGCGCGCCGAGGCTCGGCTGGTACAAA is a window of Rhizobium sp. N324 DNA encoding:
- a CDS encoding extracellular solute-binding protein — encoded protein: MLRIVVPLVLSLLCGAAAAEPLYGIAMHGEPALPADYKHFPYVNPDVKKGGKITYGVVGTYDNLNPFIVKSNRTTARGMWDPEYGNLVYESLMQRSRDEPFTLYGLLAETVEWDDARSFIQFNINPKAKWADGQPVTPEDVMFTFELMRDKGRPPYSDRLKVVTKMEKVGEHSVRFTFNEKADRETPLIFGLFPVLPKHAVDPETFDRTSLTPPVGSGPYKVKTVKPGESITYERDPNYWGKDIPAKVGTDNYDQITVQYFLQDTTLFEAFKKGDVDLYPDGNPGHWANAYNFPAATSGAVIKDVFTPKLPSGMLGFVFNTRRPIFADLKVREGLSLVFDFEWANKNLYSGAYKRTQSFWQNSVFSSFGVPADARELALLGPIKDKIAPDILNGTYKLPVTDGSGRDRNVLKQAVGLLKEGGYAIQGGKMLDASGHQLAFEIMTQNTDQEKLAIAYQRSLQTIGIAASIRTVDDSQYQSRTNSRDYDMIIKSYTSSLSPGNEQLGRWSSAAKTSDRADSFAGAADPDIDTLIDHLLRARSAEDFTAAVRSHDRLLLSSHYVVPLYHIDQQWVAHSKRIGRPDTVPLYGYQLPVWWDTSVQ